The genomic region CTGCAACATACCTCACCATCAGATCCCGAACAGAAATAGCATCTTTAATCCATTTTGATGCAAACAAAGATCTTCTTGGGAAACCAGCAATCCCCATATCATTATATGCTCCAACCGGGTCAGGAACATCAACTCCATGTGATATAAGTTTCCGAGAAACCCTGTAATCCCGAAACCCGCCTTTTTTTAATCCTGCAAAATTATAAAAGCGCTTCCATTTATTTGGGAACAGATAGATTTTCACAAATAAGTCATTTCCACCACTGATTTCATTGGGAACTTTTAATATTACTTTTTCTTCATCCTTCCTAATAACAGTGCATCCGCTATAATTATTAATTATTTTTGAAAATATCTTTTTCACTCTTTACGCCTGTTTATGTATGAATCCGGCATGCCTTAAAGCTCCGGTTAGCTGAATGTGACTTTTCAAAAGGTTAAAATTTTACTCTTCCTAAATCTTCATTATATACTTTGTCAGGATTGCATTCTAAAGCTTCTCCATTTTTAAGTAAGATAGAGCGATCACTATGCCTAAGAACGCTTTTTCTGTGGGAAACATTGATAATAATAAGGCTTTCAGCTAATTGATCCACGTAAGTTAATATTTCTTCTTCTATTTTAGAATCCAATTCACTTGTTGCTTCATCAAGGATAAGCAGAGAAATGGGTCGTATCAAAGCCCGAGCCAACGCGATTCTTTTTCTTTCTCCTCCAGAAAGAAGACTTCCTCTTTCTCCTACCATAGCGTGAATACCACCAGGTAACCTCTCAAATATTTCATCACAGCCGGCCAGCCGTGCGACCTCAATAATCCGGTTTTGGTCTGCTTCTTGATAACCGTATCTGATATTTTCTTCGATGCTTGCATGGAAAAGAAAAGGTTCTTGTGTAACCACCCCAACCTGCTTCCTCCAGGAATACGGGTCTAATGCTGTTAAATCTATACCATCGATCAGAATTTTTCCTGAAGAACATTGATAAAAACCAAGGATTAACTCAACAAGTGTTGTTTTTCCAACACCGCTTGGACCAAATATTGCGATTCTTTCACCCTTTTTTGCTTTAAATGAAATATTACTAAAAATGGAATTTTTTCCGTCATATGAAAATGTGATGTCCTGCAGTTCGATGGACTGTGCTGCAACATCAATTTTTTTCAAGTTAGACGTTGTTTCCTCTAAATCACCGCATAACCACTTAATCCTTTGCATAGCCGCCACTGATCTTTGTATGGAAACCATTGAATTTGAAAATGTTTTTACAGGAGACCTTAAAGAAAATGCTGCGGTAAGGCACCCGACAATTGCTGCCGGAGTTGTTTGCCCAAGTTTTAACTGAAAGTATGCAATAATGGCCATTACCGTAATCGCCAGTACATTTAAGATTTCACTGGTCGGTCCAACAAATGATTTAAGAAGCACCGTATGTTTTCTATATTTTATAAGTTTTCTTCCCAGTTCGACAATTTTTTCTTTTTGCTGCTTTTCAAGCCCGAATGATTTAACCTGTTTAACATTTGTGAGTGACTCAATCATTACACCCAGCATATTGCCCTCATGCTGCAGATAACTCCATTCGGCTTTCCGTGCCCTGTTCCCGGAAAATGTAACAAAAAAACTCAAAAGCGGTATCGAACCAATGGCAAGCAACGAGAGTATCGGATTAAAGTAAAGCATTGCACCCACTAAACACAATATACTTGCCGGAGTCTGCCAGAGAACATAAAAAAGCTCAACCACACCGCCTGCTGTAACCTGTGTGTCATTACTGATCATACTGCCTAACTTACCAGTATGTTTGTGCATATGAAATTCCAGTGGCCGTTTTTGAATGCGCTCATAAATTTCATTTCGCATGTCGTTTGTCATTCGGACATAAAGCATTGTTAAGATATATTTATTAAACATCGCCAGCCCGCTTCTAACGAAAACAGAACCGAATCCGATTGCCATCCATATAATAATTTGAGAAATCGATGCGTTCTCACCAAATAATTTTGTTACACGATTAAATGCCCATGGAAGGACTGTACCAAGAGCCGCAAGCGGAATGGAAGCTAAAAAAGCCCAGATAAGATGTTTAATATACGGTTTTGTGTATTCATATAGAAATTTGAGGTATTGACGATTTACCGCTGTAAATTTTCCGTTTTTGTGGGAGGTATCCGAATCGGTTTCGTTCATTGCAAAGCGGGAAATCTGTGGCATTACATATCCTCCGATTATTAACGGTTACAATCTGTAGCTTAGACAAGCACCGACGCAACGCCCACCTTTCCATAAAGGGCAATCATAGCATTCTTCAAGAAGCGGTTTTTTCATCAGTTTTATGATTTGAGTTTTAAACATCCCCGCCGCATCTTTAAGATTTTTGAATTGAGAAATGTCTTTCCTGGAATTTAAGCTCACTCCCAAACACGGCACAAAAGAACCGTCAGGATAAACAATCATATTATTTGAAAAATTTAGCAGATGGACGGAACAATTAACACACATTGACCCATTTGAAAAAAATTTTTTAGCCGTTGCAGCGGGGAGTTTACATGGGAAAAAAGGTTTTGCCAGCACTGTTGCCATGCTCTTTTTTTCCCCTTCGATTACGAAAGAAGATAATAGATCTCCAAATTTTCTCAGGTTTTCTGTCTCAACGTACTGGTTATGCCTGCCCGCATTGGGCATAGGTATTGCTGCACGAATTTCCCTAATATTTGCTTCTGCAGCAACATTAAAATATGGCAAAATGTTTTCATCAGGACTGTCAAAGTTACAACGCATTGCCACATAAGCCCCTTCTTTAACTAACAAATAAGCATTTTTAATATATGTTTGCAGCATTTCAGTTGAAACAAGAACTTGAGGCGTCAAATGCATGGTAATACAAAGGGGCCTTGATCTTATAATTGCTTCCACAGCTTTACGGGAACATAAACCGTTAGTCGCAAGGTAAACTTTAAAACCTCTTTTGGATATCAGTTCTAATAATTCGGAAAAATGACTGTAGATTGTGGGTTCTCCCCCCGTAAAACCGATTCGTTTAACACCGCATTTTTCCGCCCAATCGAGTATCTTCAACGCTTTATTAAGAGCAAGTTCGTTTCTCTGATTGACCTCAACACCTGCTGAAACACAATAACTACATGTTAACTGGCATGCCATAGTAGGTGAAATAGACAACTGCTTTGGGAATTGCCTGTTGCGTAGGGAATTAACCTTCTTTTTAAAAGATTTTTCAAACTCCGACATGTTATACTGTTTTAATCTTTTAATAAAAAGGCGTTCAGCGCCTTGAAATGTAACCATTTGATCAAGATAAAAATCAGCTCTTTTTTTATCTAAATTTTTAACTTTTTGTATACAAAGATCGACAAAATCTCCGTCTTTACCCCAGCCGTCACATAACCCCTTTAACCAGTCAGGAATTTTTGTATTATTTGTAATTTGAACCGGAGAATCATCCGACCATCTTTCCATAAGAGAAGCCATCGGCACAAGGCCAAAAAGAGCCTCTCTTGCAGCATCAACAATATTTAAAGATGGGTCTGCCAATAAATCTATTAATTCGGTAACCGCTCCCTTCCCGCCTGTTTTTTTTAATTGCCGAATTTTTAAATTTTTAACCAGATTATCTATATCATATATAGATCTATGCATATTAAGCTGTGTTTATTTACCAGACTTTAAATTTGAACGTAGAAATAAAAATTCCATCCCAAAGTCAGTAAAGTTAACTAGAACTCTGGGATGGAATCATATTGCTTCACGAAATAAGAAATGAACTTGAACAACTTCTAACACATCTGCGAAATGGCGTCCGTTTTTTATTTTTCTTATGGTTTAATAAAAAATTTTTGCTCTTCCTCTTTATAGGTAAAAGTTAGCAAGGCCACCTCCAACCGTAATGCTTAATAATAATAATAATAATAAGTTACGGTGCTTACTGATTCAAGCGGATCATGCTTGGTAAACACAGGAGTTAAGTACGGCTTTTTTTCGTTGTCCTTTACTTCTATTTCTAATTTCTTATTGTTTTCTTTCATACACATACTCCTCCTTTATGGTTATACGGTTTTGTGAAGCAAACGCTGTTCAATCATACTGGAAATAAAATCCTCAATCTCCCTGTCAGCCTTTTCGTGCGAAACATCATATTCGTCAATAATTTTAACTTTTATTTCTTCAACACTTTTTTCATCCGTTATGGCCTTCCAGATACATTGAGCGACATCATTTAAGGTAAAATATTCCCCGGATTTCAAATTTAAAATAACAATTTCGTCATTGACGTTTCTCCATGCAATATTTTCTGTGGTTTTGAATTTTGTATCGTTGGATATTTCCACCTCAAGCAATCCTTTCTTTCAGCCTTCAACTTAAATCTCAATGCAAGATCTGTTTTATTTATTTAAAACCAATATAAATGTCAACTTTTAATTTCTATCTACCTAAAACAATATGGTATAAAAGCCGATTCGCGTACATTCTAACATAAACCTAATCAGTTGCCATACTGGATAAATCCGAATAAGGCATATATCTTTTCATTTTTTAAGCAAATTTATAATGGGCTTTATTGATTTTTTTCTTTTTATTTCTTCATTATCTAAAACTTTTCTGTCAAACTCAGGACCGATCCAGTAATTTACCGCTCTATCTTTATTAAACCCCATATTGTGAGGGTAAAGCTGAATTGAGTTTGGCTTCTCCTGAAAAGGTTGTCCGAAAAGTGTTAACCAGGAGTGTGCCTTCATATTTTCAGGCGAGCTTAATGAGCGACCTCCAATGTTCATTACAACCGGAACTCCCCTTTTTCTTAAGATAGTTGCAAGTCCATAGGATCTGTAAAAACATAGATGATCCATTTTTATAAGAATAATACTTAGAATAGAGTCGAACCATTTTACTATTTTATTACTCATTTTATCGTTAATTTTTGTATGGGTAGATACAGGAGGAAGAGAAATAGCACCCTCAATTTTGGATCTCCTAGTTTTTACAGC from Thermodesulfobacteriota bacterium harbors:
- a CDS encoding ABC transporter ATP-binding protein, with the translated sequence MPQISRFAMNETDSDTSHKNGKFTAVNRQYLKFLYEYTKPYIKHLIWAFLASIPLAALGTVLPWAFNRVTKLFGENASISQIIIWMAIGFGSVFVRSGLAMFNKYILTMLYVRMTNDMRNEIYERIQKRPLEFHMHKHTGKLGSMISNDTQVTAGGVVELFYVLWQTPASILCLVGAMLYFNPILSLLAIGSIPLLSFFVTFSGNRARKAEWSYLQHEGNMLGVMIESLTNVKQVKSFGLEKQQKEKIVELGRKLIKYRKHTVLLKSFVGPTSEILNVLAITVMAIIAYFQLKLGQTTPAAIVGCLTAAFSLRSPVKTFSNSMVSIQRSVAAMQRIKWLCGDLEETTSNLKKIDVAAQSIELQDITFSYDGKNSIFSNISFKAKKGERIAIFGPSGVGKTTLVELILGFYQCSSGKILIDGIDLTALDPYSWRKQVGVVTQEPFLFHASIEENIRYGYQEADQNRIIEVARLAGCDEIFERLPGGIHAMVGERGSLLSGGERKRIALARALIRPISLLILDEATSELDSKIEEEILTYVDQLAESLIIINVSHRKSVLRHSDRSILLKNGEALECNPDKVYNEDLGRVKF
- a CDS encoding radical SAM protein, encoding MHRSIYDIDNLVKNLKIRQLKKTGGKGAVTELIDLLADPSLNIVDAAREALFGLVPMASLMERWSDDSPVQITNNTKIPDWLKGLCDGWGKDGDFVDLCIQKVKNLDKKRADFYLDQMVTFQGAERLFIKRLKQYNMSEFEKSFKKKVNSLRNRQFPKQLSISPTMACQLTCSYCVSAGVEVNQRNELALNKALKILDWAEKCGVKRIGFTGGEPTIYSHFSELLELISKRGFKVYLATNGLCSRKAVEAIIRSRPLCITMHLTPQVLVSTEMLQTYIKNAYLLVKEGAYVAMRCNFDSPDENILPYFNVAAEANIREIRAAIPMPNAGRHNQYVETENLRKFGDLLSSFVIEGEKKSMATVLAKPFFPCKLPAATAKKFFSNGSMCVNCSVHLLNFSNNMIVYPDGSFVPCLGVSLNSRKDISQFKNLKDAAGMFKTQIIKLMKKPLLEECYDCPLWKGGRCVGACLSYRL
- a CDS encoding PqqD family protein produces the protein MEISNDTKFKTTENIAWRNVNDEIVILNLKSGEYFTLNDVAQCIWKAITDEKSVEEIKVKIIDEYDVSHEKADREIEDFISSMIEQRLLHKTV
- a CDS encoding lasso peptide biosynthesis protein, giving the protein MWRISITIEIIYVLMKAVKTRRSKIEGAISLPPVSTHTKINDKMSNKIVKWFDSILSIILIKMDHLCFYRSYGLATILRKRGVPVVMNIGGRSLSSPENMKAHSWLTLFGQPFQEKPNSIQLYPHNMGFNKDRAVNYWIGPEFDRKVLDNEEIKRKKSIKPIINLLKK